The Deinococcota bacterium DNA segment GCGTCGCTCGAGACCCTTGCGAGCAAGCAGACCGAGCTCGGCATGATCCACTTGAACGTCGACACCCGCACGGGCGAGGTCACCACCGAAAACGCCGGCGCGGTGGACGCCAACTTGTGGTTCATCCTGGGGCACTACGCCTACTACCTCTCCGTAAGGGACGAGGGCTTTTTGCGCGCCGCCTGGCCAGGGCTGGAGAGGGCCCTGTTGTGGCTGAGATACCAGGACATGAACGCCTGCGGGCTGTTGGAAGTGCCTGAAGCGGGCGACTGGGCCGACCTTTACGCGGTGCGCTACAACGTGCTCTACGACAATGTCCTCTACGTGGGGGCGCTGCGGGCGATGGCGCGGATGGCGGCGGCGCTCGAGCAGGACGGCCAAGCCTACGAGGCGATGGCCGAAGACGTGAGGGCTAAGCTCAACTTGCTCCTCTGGCTCGACCGGCCCTGGGATGGCCGCCTCTTTGGCGAGCAGCTCGAGAAGCTCAAGGCCATGCGGCTCGAGTGGTTTTTGCTCTACCAGAACACGAGCGCGCTGACCGAGGCGCCCTACTACCTGCCCTGGGTGGGCTTTCGCGAGTTCGGCCACGTCTTCGACGGCTTCGGCAACAGCTTAGCGATTCTGCTGGGCGTCGCCGACGAGGCCAAAACCCACAAGATTCTGACTCATGCCCATGCGGTGGGCGCGGACCAGCCCTATCCCCTCAAGGCTTTCTTCCCGCCCCTCTACCCCGGCGACCGCGACTGGCGCGACTACTACCGCAGCCGCAACCTGAACCTGCCGCACCAGTACCACAACGGCGGCATCTGGCCCTTCCTGGGCGGTTTCTACGTCGCCGCGCTGGTTACAGCAGGCCGTCACGTGCAAGCCGAGGAGGCGCTGGGGGCGCTCGCCCGCGCCAACCTGCTCGGCAAGGATGGGGTCTGGGAGTTCAACGAGTGGCTGCACGGCCGCTCCGGCCGACCGATGGGCCACCCCCTGCAAGCCTGGTCGGCGGCGATGTTTCTCTACGCCGCTCACACGCTGCAAGACGGCAAAGCACCCTTCTTC contains these protein-coding regions:
- a CDS encoding GH116 family glycosyl hydrolase yields the protein MNIDTAYERAREVLERCLTPLGFTASALEGGYPQVWARDSMITALGALATGDGALAAGVRASLETLASKQTELGMIHLNVDTRTGEVTTENAGAVDANLWFILGHYAYYLSVRDEGFLRAAWPGLERALLWLRYQDMNACGLLEVPEAGDWADLYAVRYNVLYDNVLYVGALRAMARMAAALEQDGQAYEAMAEDVRAKLNLLLWLDRPWDGRLFGEQLEKLKAMRLEWFLLYQNTSALTEAPYYLPWVGFREFGHVFDGFGNSLAILLGVADEAKTHKILTHAHAVGADQPYPLKAFFPPLYPGDRDWRDYYRSRNLNLPHQYHNGGIWPFLGGFYVAALVTAGRHVQAEEALGALARANLLGKDGVWEFNEWLHGRSGRPMGHPLQAWSAAMFLYAAHTLQDGKAPFFEALATSAEHESDANTRETKA